One Streptomyces fagopyri DNA window includes the following coding sequences:
- the rplU gene encoding 50S ribosomal protein L21 yields MYAIVRSGGRQHKVAVGDIVEVDKISTAKVGDTVELSTLLVVDGDAVTSDPWVLAGIKVQAEIVDHHKGVKIDILRYKNKTGYRRRQGHRQQYTAIKVTEIPAAAK; encoded by the coding sequence GTGTACGCCATCGTGCGCAGCGGTGGTCGCCAGCACAAGGTTGCTGTGGGCGACATCGTTGAGGTTGACAAGATTTCCACTGCCAAGGTTGGCGACACGGTCGAGCTCTCGACCCTGCTCGTTGTCGACGGCGACGCCGTGACCAGCGACCCGTGGGTCCTTGCCGGCATCAAGGTCCAGGCCGAGATCGTGGACCACCACAAGGGCGTCAAGATCGACATCCTTCGCTACAAGAACAAGACCGGTTACCGCCGTCGTCAGGGCCACCGCCAGCAGTACACGGCGATCAAGGTCACTGAGATCCCCGCGGCTGCGAAGTAA
- a CDS encoding GYD domain-containing protein has translation MPKFLIQASYTPEGAEGLLKEGASGRRAAVDRVVTGLGGSVEVMYFAFGEDDLVCVIDLPDPVSMAAVSLTVKASGALHTRATPLLTLDEIDEAARRQVTFRAPGA, from the coding sequence ATGCCGAAGTTCCTCATCCAGGCCTCCTACACGCCCGAGGGCGCCGAAGGTCTGCTCAAAGAGGGTGCGAGTGGCCGTCGCGCCGCCGTCGACCGGGTCGTCACCGGCCTCGGTGGCAGCGTCGAGGTCATGTACTTCGCCTTCGGGGAGGACGACCTCGTGTGCGTCATCGACCTCCCCGATCCGGTGTCCATGGCCGCCGTGAGCCTCACCGTCAAGGCCAGCGGCGCCCTCCACACCCGTGCCACCCCTCTCCTCACCCTCGACGAGATCGACGAGGCCGCCCGCCGGCAGGTGACCTTCCGCGCTCCCGGCGCGTGA
- a CDS encoding Rne/Rng family ribonuclease, whose protein sequence is MLEPTEPNEPSTGSDNNTPSDTLPPRRRRRAASRPAGPPTGAAESGAVAETTAPAIPPVASTEAVAAAEAEEAEETVEEAVAEAAVAESTPADSTDAPDINAPDTDAEDTAPRRSRRRATRRASAPAGTPVTAEAAETVVDAPEASAPAVEAQDGQDAAEEAAPAARPRRRATRRASAPTGTPQAAASVEAAETVVPAEAAPEPVAAEAEAPVTEDAAPRRTTRRRATRRVSAPAGTPEGDTADERVEAPVSSETQPSESGPSETRRSGESTATESTESAETTESAEDGAPRRGRRRATRKAAVGFSAPAPKETESGRRPARPAVAVFQAPVFTEPMFQTPERAAAAAAAAAEAAEEALEAPEADEVTEPVVAPEPVEAAEETTGGRRRRRRRAVEDEPVAAPAKAAPVETVDEAEEADESAEDVAEGDESDEEESAGSRRRRRRGGRRRRRGESADADGEAGDDEYAAEQAAQDAEDTAEQSAEDAEDAENAEDTDERDEQGGSSSSRRRRRRRRRAGDSGTEAESTESDPERTVVKVREPRGKKDDHPSDEVQSIKGSTRLEAKKQRRREGREQGRRRVPIITEAEFLARREAVERVMVVRQSGERTQIGVLEDNVLVEHYVNKEQSTSYVGNVYLGKVQNVLPSMEAAFIDIGKGRNAVLYAGEVNFEALGMANGPRRIEVALKSGQSVLVQVTKDPIGHKGARLTSQVSLPGRYLVYVPEGSMTGISRKLPDTERARLKTILKKIVPEDAGVIVRTAAEGASEDELRRDVERLQAQWEDIQKKAKSGNAPTLLYGEPDMTVRVVRDIFNEDFSKVIVSGDEAWDTIHGYVAHVAPDLTDRLSKWTSEVDVFATYRIDEQLMKALDRKVWLPSGGSLVIDKTEAMVVVDVNTGKFTGQGGNLEETVTRNNLEAAEEIVRQLRLRDLGGIVVIDFIDMVLESNRDLVLRRLLECLGRDRTKHQVAEVTSLGLVQMTRKRVGQGLLESFSETCVHCNGRGVIVHMEQPTSVGGGGKRKKRGRGGADQTHEHDHDHEQTHEAAEESETVESEAEVAAEAAAPTQPVAEFRADEEFYSSAAEAEAAASRGRSRRRATRRASAPAGAPKAEERAPRSRREERAERASREAAEAEPVAVEDPVVEAPAVEAPVAEAVAVTEAAPAHAVEDEAAPKGRTRRRATRKVSAPAGSPKAAEEAAVTVTEPVAAPAPEVPAEQAAEAPAEVPVESAAPARPRRRAVRKATAPTASEEAAVMVVPSVTAETPAESPVESGQDRAAEAGAETEAPAPARKTAARKTAAKKTTAKKTVAKKTAAKKTVAKKATTTAKKTTAKKTAAKSTSKKTAAAEQTLPSVTASTDEG, encoded by the coding sequence ATGCTCGAGCCGACCGAACCCAACGAGCCCTCCACGGGCTCCGACAACAACACCCCCAGCGACACCCTGCCGCCGCGGCGCCGCCGCCGTGCGGCGTCGCGTCCGGCCGGTCCGCCCACGGGCGCGGCCGAATCCGGGGCCGTGGCCGAGACCACCGCCCCGGCCATACCGCCGGTGGCATCCACCGAGGCCGTAGCGGCCGCCGAGGCCGAAGAGGCCGAGGAGACGGTGGAGGAAGCGGTGGCCGAGGCCGCCGTCGCCGAGTCGACCCCGGCCGACAGCACCGACGCCCCGGACATCAACGCCCCGGACACCGACGCCGAGGACACCGCTCCGCGGCGCAGCCGCCGTCGTGCCACCCGCCGGGCCTCCGCGCCCGCCGGTACGCCCGTGACGGCGGAGGCCGCGGAGACCGTGGTCGACGCTCCCGAGGCATCGGCCCCCGCCGTGGAGGCCCAGGACGGGCAGGACGCCGCCGAAGAGGCCGCGCCCGCCGCCCGCCCGCGCCGCCGCGCCACCCGACGTGCCTCCGCACCGACCGGCACGCCCCAGGCCGCCGCGAGCGTCGAGGCGGCCGAGACCGTCGTGCCCGCCGAAGCCGCGCCGGAGCCGGTGGCCGCCGAGGCCGAGGCGCCCGTCACCGAGGACGCCGCACCGCGTCGTACCACCCGACGTCGCGCCACCCGGCGCGTCTCCGCACCCGCCGGTACGCCCGAGGGCGACACCGCCGACGAGCGTGTGGAGGCGCCCGTGTCCAGCGAGACCCAGCCCAGTGAGAGCGGGCCCAGCGAGACCCGCCGCTCCGGCGAGAGCACCGCCACCGAGTCCACGGAGTCCGCCGAGACCACGGAGTCCGCCGAGGACGGTGCCCCGCGCCGCGGCCGCCGCCGTGCGACCCGCAAGGCGGCCGTCGGTTTCTCCGCCCCCGCGCCGAAGGAGACCGAGTCCGGACGACGCCCCGCGCGTCCGGCCGTCGCCGTCTTCCAGGCGCCGGTGTTCACCGAGCCCATGTTCCAGACGCCGGAGCGGGCCGCGGCCGCGGCCGCGGCCGCGGCCGAAGCGGCGGAGGAGGCCCTGGAGGCTCCCGAGGCCGACGAGGTGACCGAGCCGGTCGTGGCCCCCGAGCCCGTCGAGGCCGCCGAGGAGACGACCGGTGGTCGCCGTCGTCGCCGCCGCCGGGCCGTCGAGGACGAGCCCGTGGCCGCCCCCGCGAAGGCCGCCCCCGTCGAGACCGTCGACGAGGCGGAGGAGGCCGACGAGTCCGCCGAGGACGTCGCCGAGGGTGACGAGTCCGACGAGGAGGAGTCGGCCGGTTCGCGCCGTCGCCGCCGCCGTGGTGGCCGTCGCCGTCGCCGTGGTGAGTCCGCCGACGCGGACGGCGAGGCCGGTGACGACGAGTACGCCGCCGAGCAGGCCGCGCAGGACGCCGAGGACACCGCCGAGCAGTCCGCCGAGGACGCGGAGGACGCCGAGAACGCGGAGGACACCGACGAGCGCGACGAGCAGGGCGGCTCCAGCAGCAGCCGTCGCCGTCGTCGGCGTCGCCGCCGTGCCGGTGACTCCGGCACGGAGGCCGAGTCCACCGAGAGCGACCCCGAGCGCACCGTCGTCAAGGTCCGCGAGCCCCGCGGCAAGAAGGACGACCACCCGAGCGACGAGGTGCAGTCCATCAAGGGCTCCACCCGCCTGGAGGCGAAGAAGCAGCGCCGCCGCGAAGGGCGCGAGCAGGGCCGCCGCCGTGTTCCGATCATCACCGAGGCCGAGTTCCTGGCCCGCCGTGAGGCCGTCGAGCGCGTGATGGTCGTCCGTCAGAGCGGCGAGCGCACCCAGATCGGCGTCCTCGAGGACAACGTGCTCGTCGAGCACTACGTCAACAAGGAGCAGTCGACCTCGTACGTCGGAAACGTCTACCTGGGCAAGGTCCAGAACGTGCTGCCGTCGATGGAGGCCGCCTTCATCGACATCGGCAAGGGCCGCAACGCCGTCCTGTACGCCGGTGAGGTCAACTTCGAGGCGCTCGGCATGGCCAACGGGCCGCGCCGCATCGAGGTCGCCCTCAAGTCCGGCCAGTCGGTCCTCGTGCAGGTCACCAAGGACCCGATCGGCCACAAGGGCGCCCGCCTCACCAGCCAGGTCTCGCTGCCCGGCCGCTACCTGGTGTACGTGCCCGAGGGCTCGATGACCGGCATCAGCCGCAAGCTGCCCGACACCGAGCGCGCGCGTCTGAAGACCATCCTCAAGAAGATCGTCCCCGAGGACGCGGGCGTCATCGTGCGCACCGCCGCCGAGGGCGCGAGCGAGGACGAGCTGCGCCGTGACGTCGAGCGTCTGCAGGCGCAGTGGGAGGACATCCAGAAGAAGGCGAAGAGCGGCAACGCCCCGACGCTGCTCTACGGCGAGCCGGACATGACCGTCCGCGTCGTCCGCGACATCTTCAACGAGGACTTCTCCAAGGTCATCGTCAGCGGTGACGAGGCGTGGGACACCATCCACGGGTACGTCGCGCACGTCGCGCCCGACCTGACCGACCGGCTGTCGAAGTGGACCTCCGAGGTCGACGTCTTCGCGACGTACCGCATCGACGAGCAGCTGATGAAGGCGCTGGACCGCAAGGTCTGGCTGCCCAGCGGTGGTTCGCTGGTGATCGACAAGACCGAGGCGATGGTCGTGGTCGACGTCAACACCGGCAAGTTCACCGGTCAGGGCGGCAACCTCGAAGAGACCGTGACCAGGAACAACCTGGAGGCGGCCGAGGAGATCGTGCGCCAGCTGCGGCTGCGCGACCTGGGCGGCATCGTCGTCATCGACTTCATCGACATGGTGCTGGAGTCCAACCGGGACCTGGTGCTGCGGCGCCTCCTGGAGTGCCTGGGACGCGACCGTACGAAGCACCAGGTGGCCGAGGTGACCTCGCTGGGCCTCGTCCAGATGACCCGCAAGAGGGTCGGCCAGGGCCTGCTGGAGTCCTTCTCCGAGACCTGTGTCCACTGCAACGGCCGCGGTGTCATCGTCCACATGGAGCAGCCCACCTCCGTAGGGGGCGGCGGCAAGCGCAAGAAGCGCGGCCGTGGCGGTGCGGACCAGACGCACGAGCACGACCACGACCACGAGCAGACGCACGAGGCCGCGGAGGAGTCGGAGACGGTCGAGTCCGAGGCCGAGGTGGCCGCCGAGGCCGCCGCGCCGACGCAGCCCGTGGCGGAGTTCCGGGCCGACGAGGAGTTCTACAGCAGCGCCGCCGAGGCGGAGGCCGCGGCGTCCCGTGGCCGTTCGCGGCGCCGCGCCACCCGGCGTGCCTCGGCCCCCGCGGGTGCGCCGAAGGCCGAGGAGCGTGCTCCCCGGAGCCGGCGCGAGGAGCGGGCCGAGCGGGCTTCCCGTGAGGCAGCCGAGGCCGAGCCGGTCGCGGTCGAGGACCCGGTCGTCGAGGCCCCCGCGGTCGAGGCCCCGGTGGCCGAGGCCGTCGCGGTGACGGAGGCCGCGCCGGCCCACGCCGTCGAGGACGAGGCCGCTCCCAAGGGCCGTACACGGCGCCGTGCGACGCGGAAGGTGTCGGCTCCGGCCGGTTCCCCGAAGGCGGCGGAGGAGGCCGCGGTCACGGTCACGGAGCCGGTCGCGGCGCCCGCGCCGGAGGTCCCGGCCGAGCAGGCCGCCGAAGCGCCCGCGGAGGTGCCCGTCGAGAGCGCGGCCCCGGCCCGCCCGCGTCGGCGCGCCGTCCGCAAGGCGACCGCGCCCACCGCGTCCGAGGAGGCGGCCGTCATGGTCGTCCCGTCGGTGACGGCCGAGACGCCGGCCGAGTCCCCCGTGGAGAGCGGGCAGGACCGGGCGGCCGAGGCCGGCGCGGAGACCGAGGCTCCGGCCCCGGCCAGGAAGACGGCCGCCCGCAAGACGGCCGCCAAGAAGACGACGGCGAAGAAGACCGTCGCCAAGAAGACCGCGGCCAAGAAGACCGTCGCCAAGAAGGCCACCACCACGGCCAAGAAGACGACGGCGAAGAAGACGGCCGCCAAGTCGACGTCGAAGAAGACCGCGGCGGCGGAGCAGACGCTCCCCTCCGTCACGGCCTCCACCGACGAGGGCTGA
- a CDS encoding RNA polymerase sigma factor, which translates to MDYSLHTRIRAGDPEAFRELFRDHARLVHRHAVRVTGDWTVAEDVVSLTFLEAWRLRARLRDEGDSPRPWLMGIAVNVLRNTTRAARRHQRALQRLPAKETVPDFADELVGRIADADQLAAAQRALKKLNRSEREVFTLCVWSGLGYAEAAAALGIPVGTVRSRLSRARGRLSKLAEEELRKRGEPPSGDGQVQGGRTSAARSHESYEEGSE; encoded by the coding sequence GTGGACTACTCATTGCACACCCGGATACGGGCAGGCGACCCGGAGGCGTTCCGCGAGCTCTTCCGTGACCACGCCCGACTGGTCCACCGGCACGCGGTGCGCGTGACCGGGGACTGGACCGTCGCCGAGGACGTCGTCTCCCTGACCTTCTTGGAGGCGTGGCGGCTGCGCGCCAGACTGCGGGACGAGGGCGACAGCCCGCGCCCCTGGCTGATGGGCATCGCAGTGAACGTACTGCGCAACACCACCCGTGCCGCGCGCCGTCATCAGCGGGCCCTGCAACGTCTGCCGGCCAAGGAGACGGTCCCGGACTTCGCCGACGAACTCGTCGGCCGCATAGCCGATGCCGACCAGTTGGCCGCCGCCCAGCGGGCGCTGAAGAAGCTGAATCGCAGTGAGCGCGAGGTCTTCACGCTCTGTGTGTGGTCCGGGCTCGGCTACGCGGAGGCGGCGGCAGCACTCGGCATCCCGGTCGGCACCGTGCGCTCGCGCCTGTCCCGCGCCCGCGGACGGCTGAGCAAGCTGGCCGAGGAAGAACTGAGGAAACGCGGGGAACCACCGTCGGGCGACGGACAAGTACAGGGCGGCCGCACCTCTGCGGCCCGGTCGCACGAGTCGTACGAGGAGGGGTCCGAATGA
- a CDS encoding CU044_5270 family protein, which produces MIRKKPRREESPDYAELARLLPAPGDPHLSLDRHLLLEEHLMNEFRSTAPAPASSRRPARRVLLIGVPVTAAALAGAFAFTALTNSAGGDPAVATPPPVEAPVVRIEPGSTAQLASTVEHIAAAASARETPEPGPGQYIYIKSKVSYVTVSHTDKDDSKAWVQPLHIREVWSSPDGKQGWLDEPGYQPKGGSTLDSDVEPSWGAASYDYLKTLPTDPDALLKRIYKETKGQGNSPDQQAFTTVGDLLNEEIAPAKLNAALYRAAAKIPGVVVVEHAQDAAGREGIALAHVDQRSGDRTEWIFDRGTYTYLGSRAVQVKQADGVKPGTVINWTAVLERAVVDAQKQRPGAQGTRA; this is translated from the coding sequence ATGATCCGCAAGAAGCCGCGGCGCGAGGAGTCGCCGGACTACGCGGAGCTGGCGCGTTTGCTGCCGGCACCCGGAGACCCGCACCTGTCGCTCGACCGTCACCTGCTTCTCGAGGAGCACCTGATGAACGAGTTCCGGTCCACCGCACCCGCCCCCGCGTCGTCCCGCCGCCCGGCCCGCCGTGTCCTGCTGATCGGTGTCCCGGTCACCGCCGCCGCCCTGGCCGGCGCGTTCGCCTTCACCGCGCTGACCAATTCCGCGGGCGGCGACCCGGCCGTGGCCACCCCGCCCCCGGTCGAAGCGCCGGTCGTCCGCATCGAGCCCGGCAGCACCGCCCAACTGGCCTCCACCGTCGAGCACATCGCCGCCGCCGCGTCGGCCCGCGAGACGCCCGAACCCGGCCCGGGCCAGTACATCTACATCAAGAGCAAGGTCTCCTACGTCACCGTCTCGCACACCGACAAAGACGACTCCAAGGCATGGGTCCAGCCCCTGCACATCCGTGAGGTCTGGAGTTCTCCCGACGGCAAGCAGGGCTGGCTTGACGAGCCCGGCTACCAGCCCAAGGGCGGCAGCACCCTCGACAGCGACGTCGAGCCCAGCTGGGGCGCCGCCTCCTACGACTACCTCAAGACGCTGCCCACCGACCCGGACGCCCTGCTGAAGAGGATCTACAAGGAGACCAAGGGTCAGGGGAACTCCCCGGACCAGCAGGCATTCACCACGGTCGGCGACCTGCTCAACGAGGAGATCGCGCCGGCGAAGCTGAACGCGGCGCTGTACCGGGCCGCGGCCAAGATCCCCGGGGTTGTGGTGGTGGAGCATGCCCAGGATGCCGCGGGTCGCGAGGGCATCGCCCTGGCCCACGTCGACCAGCGGAGCGGCGACCGCACCGAGTGGATCTTCGACCGCGGGACGTACACCTATCTCGGCAGCCGCGCTGTCCAGGTCAAGCAGGCCGACGGCGTCAAGCCCGGCACGGTCATCAACTGGACCGCCGTGCTGGAGCGGGCCGTTGTGGACGCCCAGAAGCAGCGTCCCGGCGCGCAAGGCACCCGTGCGTGA
- the obgE gene encoding GTPase ObgE, with product MTTFVDRVELHVAAGSGGHGCASVHREKFKPLGGPDGGNGGRGGDVMLVVDQSVTTLLDYHHKPHRSATNGKPGEGGNRSGKDGQDLILPVPDGTVVLDKAGNVLADLVGHGTSYVASQGGRGGLGNAALSSARRKAPGFALLGVPGDFQDIVLELKTVADVALVGYPSAGKSSLISVLSAAKPKIADYPFTTLVPNLGVVTAGETVYTIADVPGLIPGASQGKGLGLEFLRHVERCSVLVHVLDTATLESERDPVTDLDIIEEELKQYGGLGNRPRMVVLNKIDVPDGKDLAEMVRPELEARGYRVFEVSAVAHMGLKELSFALAEVVGSARAAKPKEEATRIVIRPKAVDDAGFTVVQEEEGLFRVRGEKPERWVRQTDFNNDEAVGYLADRLNRLGVEAVLVKAGARSGDGVAIGPEENAVVFDWEPTVMAGAEMLGRRGEDHRLDTSRPAAQRRRDKQAERDDADKEYDDFEPF from the coding sequence ATGACCACCTTCGTGGACCGCGTCGAGCTGCATGTCGCCGCGGGTAGCGGAGGCCACGGCTGTGCCTCCGTGCACCGGGAGAAATTCAAGCCGCTGGGCGGCCCCGACGGCGGGAACGGCGGCCGGGGCGGTGACGTGATGCTGGTCGTCGACCAGTCCGTCACCACGCTGCTCGACTACCACCACAAGCCGCACCGCAGCGCGACCAACGGCAAGCCCGGCGAGGGCGGCAACCGTTCCGGCAAGGACGGTCAGGACCTGATCCTGCCGGTGCCGGACGGCACCGTCGTGCTGGACAAGGCGGGCAACGTCCTCGCGGACCTCGTCGGCCACGGCACGTCGTACGTCGCCTCCCAGGGCGGCCGCGGCGGTCTCGGCAACGCGGCGCTGTCCTCGGCCCGCCGCAAGGCCCCCGGCTTCGCGCTGCTCGGTGTGCCCGGAGACTTCCAGGACATCGTCCTGGAGCTGAAGACCGTCGCGGACGTGGCGCTGGTCGGCTACCCGAGCGCGGGCAAGTCGTCCCTGATCTCCGTTCTGTCGGCGGCCAAGCCGAAGATCGCGGACTACCCGTTCACGACCCTCGTCCCCAACCTCGGAGTGGTGACGGCGGGCGAGACGGTCTACACGATCGCCGACGTGCCCGGTCTCATCCCCGGTGCCAGCCAGGGCAAGGGCCTCGGCCTCGAGTTCCTGCGGCACGTGGAGCGCTGCAGCGTGCTGGTGCACGTCCTCGACACGGCGACCCTGGAGTCCGAGCGTGACCCGGTCACCGACCTCGACATCATCGAGGAGGAGCTGAAGCAGTACGGCGGTCTCGGCAACCGGCCCCGCATGGTGGTCCTGAACAAGATCGACGTACCGGACGGCAAGGACCTGGCCGAGATGGTCCGCCCCGAGCTGGAGGCGCGCGGCTACCGCGTCTTCGAGGTGTCCGCGGTCGCCCACATGGGTCTGAAGGAGCTGTCGTTCGCGCTGGCCGAAGTGGTCGGCTCGGCGCGCGCCGCCAAGCCCAAGGAGGAGGCGACCCGGATCGTCATCCGCCCGAAGGCGGTCGACGACGCGGGCTTCACCGTGGTGCAGGAGGAGGAGGGCCTCTTCCGCGTGCGTGGCGAGAAGCCCGAACGCTGGGTCCGTCAGACGGACTTCAACAACGACGAGGCCGTCGGCTACCTCGCCGACCGCCTCAACCGCCTCGGCGTCGAGGCGGTGCTGGTGAAGGCGGGCGCCCGCTCGGGCGACGGCGTCGCCATCGGCCCCGAGGAGAACGCCGTCGTCTTCGACTGGGAGCCGACGGTCATGGCGGGCGCCGAGATGCTCGGCCGCCGTGGCGAGGACCACCGCCTCGACACCTCCCGGCCCGCCGCGCAGCGCCGCCGTGACAAGCAGGCGGAGCGGGACGACGCGGACAAGGAGTACGACGACTTCGAGCCGTTCTAG
- a CDS encoding cupin domain-containing protein translates to MSAEHAHLPPGVEVIATLPDAASRIPAGAEARTVRVTLSPGDPGAPPHRHPGPIFGYVTEGEILFELEGQPPRVLKAGDAVFEPGGDVIHYQGGNNLPDAQSQLVVTMFALPGTPILTVVGAEELAERRHLRFTRP, encoded by the coding sequence ATGAGCGCTGAGCACGCACACCTGCCCCCGGGCGTCGAGGTGATCGCGACCCTGCCGGACGCGGCGTCGCGGATCCCGGCCGGTGCCGAGGCCAGAACCGTCCGCGTCACCCTGTCACCCGGCGACCCGGGCGCACCGCCGCACCGTCACCCCGGGCCGATCTTCGGTTACGTGACCGAGGGCGAGATCCTCTTCGAGCTGGAGGGGCAACCGCCCCGGGTGCTGAAGGCCGGGGACGCCGTGTTCGAACCCGGCGGCGACGTGATCCACTACCAGGGAGGCAACAACCTCCCCGACGCGCAGTCGCAGCTGGTGGTGACCATGTTCGCGCTTCCGGGCACGCCGATCCTGACCGTGGTCGGCGCGGAGGAACTGGCCGAACGACGACACCTGCGGTTCACCCGGCCCTGA
- a CDS encoding TIGR03936 family radical SAM-associated protein, with amino-acid sequence MQRIRLRYTKRGRLRFTSHRDFQRAFERALRRAEVPMAYSAGFTPHPKVSYANAAPTGTGSEAEYLEIALTAARDPQKLRELLDESMPVGLDIIEAVEARTSGLADRLTASVWELRLDGVAPEDAERAVVAFTAADSVEVQRRTKNGMRTFDARSAVASLEAHSAQADRPTDQPCAILRLVVRHVTPAVRPDDVLSGLRAVADLAPPVAAAVTRLAQGLFDEETGTVTDPLAPDREAVTAAPADRTGAATAAAAKASA; translated from the coding sequence GTGCAGCGCATCCGACTGCGCTACACCAAGCGCGGCCGCCTCCGGTTCACCAGCCACCGTGACTTCCAGCGCGCCTTCGAGCGCGCGCTGCGCCGTGCCGAGGTGCCGATGGCGTACTCGGCGGGGTTCACGCCGCATCCGAAGGTGTCGTACGCCAATGCCGCACCCACCGGCACGGGCAGTGAGGCGGAGTACCTGGAGATCGCGCTCACGGCGGCGCGTGACCCTCAGAAACTGCGTGAGCTCCTCGACGAGTCGATGCCTGTCGGGCTCGACATCATCGAGGCGGTCGAGGCCCGCACCTCGGGTCTCGCCGACCGGCTCACCGCGTCCGTGTGGGAGCTGCGCCTCGACGGCGTGGCACCCGAGGACGCGGAGCGCGCGGTCGTGGCCTTCACCGCGGCCGACTCCGTGGAGGTCCAGCGCAGGACCAAGAACGGGATGCGCACCTTCGACGCCCGTAGCGCGGTGGCGAGCCTGGAGGCGCACTCCGCGCAGGCTGATAGGCCGACGGACCAGCCCTGTGCGATACTGCGGCTGGTTGTTCGGCACGTGACGCCTGCCGTTCGACCCGACGACGTCCTGTCCGGTCTTCGCGCCGTGGCCGACCTGGCGCCGCCGGTCGCCGCAGCGGTGACCAGGCTGGCGCAGGGGCTGTTCGATGAAGAGACCGGCACGGTGACCGACCCGCTCGCGCCCGACCGCGAGGCAGTCACGGCCGCCCCAGCCGATCGCACAGGGGCCGCCACAGCTGCCGCCGCGAAGGCGTCGGCGTAA
- the rpmA gene encoding 50S ribosomal protein L27: MAHKKGASSTRNGRDSNAQRLGVKRFGGQVVNAGEILVRQRGTHFHPGNGVGRGKDDTLFALDAGAVEFGTHRGRKVVNIVPVA, translated from the coding sequence ATGGCACACAAGAAGGGCGCATCGTCCACTCGGAACGGTCGCGACTCCAATGCTCAGCGGCTCGGCGTGAAGCGCTTCGGCGGTCAGGTCGTCAACGCCGGTGAGATCCTGGTCCGCCAGCGCGGCACCCACTTCCACCCGGGCAACGGCGTCGGCCGTGGCAAGGACGACACGCTGTTCGCCCTTGACGCCGGTGCGGTGGAGTTCGGTACCCACCGTGGCCGCAAGGTCGTGAACATCGTTCCGGTCGCCTGA